A region of Natribaculum luteum DNA encodes the following proteins:
- the trmB gene encoding HTH-type sugar sensing transcriptional regulator TrmB has product MSQDELRSTVERVGDRFNLGEYEIDAYLTVLEHGQLTASEIADRTDIPQPRVYDTVRSLSDRGLVELRESRPMKIVAIDPGEAFDDVQTSLEAMIDELEARYTAPARDTEAVSLVKSRSTILRYLEEVIDAAEYELALSLTPDLLSRFESELSRATGDGVSVDLIVTPAAEAPDPDHFDYRDVATTARARRGITTPVVAVADGEYSIYATQDALRDDQDRYGVIFNRSALGFLVSGFFGTVLWTTADETLAEDGDGRPYPRQYASIRRCVKDLLDAGGEFYATIEGRDVETGSPRVVRGQVVDISFEMTEEVASLTLETAEGEVTVGGRVAALEDVEAHIIRIGRNEPPTIEE; this is encoded by the coding sequence ATGTCCCAGGACGAACTCCGCTCGACCGTCGAGCGCGTCGGGGATCGGTTCAACCTCGGCGAGTACGAGATCGACGCCTACCTCACCGTCTTAGAGCACGGCCAGCTCACAGCGAGCGAGATCGCCGATCGGACCGACATCCCACAGCCCCGCGTCTACGACACCGTTCGCAGCCTGAGCGACCGCGGACTCGTCGAACTCCGCGAGTCGCGGCCGATGAAGATCGTCGCGATCGATCCTGGCGAGGCCTTCGACGACGTCCAGACCTCCCTCGAGGCGATGATCGACGAACTCGAGGCGCGCTACACCGCGCCCGCGCGGGACACCGAGGCGGTCTCGCTCGTCAAGTCGCGATCGACGATCCTGCGGTACCTCGAGGAAGTGATCGACGCCGCGGAGTACGAACTCGCGCTTTCGCTGACGCCCGATCTGCTGTCCCGGTTCGAGTCGGAACTCTCTCGAGCCACGGGCGACGGGGTGAGCGTCGACCTGATCGTCACGCCTGCGGCCGAGGCACCGGATCCCGACCACTTCGACTATCGCGACGTGGCGACGACCGCCCGCGCCCGCCGTGGTATCACGACGCCCGTCGTCGCCGTCGCCGACGGCGAGTACTCGATCTACGCGACCCAGGACGCGCTCCGGGACGATCAGGACCGGTACGGCGTCATCTTCAACCGATCCGCGCTCGGATTCCTCGTGTCGGGCTTCTTTGGAACCGTCCTCTGGACGACCGCCGACGAGACGCTGGCTGAAGACGGCGACGGCCGACCGTACCCGCGCCAGTACGCGTCGATCCGTCGATGCGTAAAAGACCTCCTCGACGCAGGCGGGGAGTTCTACGCGACGATCGAAGGACGCGACGTCGAGACCGGCAGTCCACGGGTCGTCCGAGGACAGGTCGTCGACATCTCTTTCGAGATGACCGAGGAAGTCGCCTCCCTCACGCTCGAGACCGCCGAGGGCGAAGTCACCGTCGGTGGCCGCGTCGCTGCACTCGAGGACGTCGAGGCGCACATTATTCGCATCGGCCGGAACGAACCGCCGACGATAGAGGAATAA
- a CDS encoding ABC transporter permease — protein MPAPEDPPETAAFQRVDWDDLENRWHRPRLRTVLFLCSLVGLGGLYLYDRNYAHVYLVGEWKVSLLDWLFLLSLAVFVSYVLVPAARNRKRVLGYWRRLRRDRPALIASAYVAVFVLVGLVGLLVTGDVRIRFEHQFQPPIGFTSDASLVHDCLGTAADGRCGWSLQYPLGTDVRGYDVLALSVLGARVALYVSMITATIVVPIALGVGVVAGYVGGWVDDLAMAYVDVQQFVPAILLYLLFKVYFGRSLFLLVVAFGLLSWGGIARLVRSETLQRREEGYVLAARSAGASRLYVVRKHLLPNVSSTVVPAVAHLIPVLVLTEAGIAFLGFGETELNSWGMTVAHGLDATWADPLDQWWVSLVPAVFLTTTVAAFKLAGDGLRDALDPRGDR, from the coding sequence ATGCCCGCTCCAGAAGACCCTCCAGAGACCGCCGCGTTTCAACGCGTCGACTGGGACGACCTCGAGAATCGGTGGCACCGGCCGCGGCTTCGAACGGTTCTTTTCCTGTGCTCACTCGTCGGCCTCGGTGGGCTCTACCTGTACGACAGGAACTACGCTCACGTCTACCTCGTCGGCGAGTGGAAGGTCTCGCTTCTGGACTGGCTGTTCTTGCTCTCGCTGGCAGTGTTCGTCTCGTACGTCCTCGTGCCTGCGGCGCGAAACCGCAAGCGGGTCCTCGGCTACTGGCGACGGCTCCGCCGGGATCGTCCGGCGCTGATCGCCAGCGCGTACGTCGCTGTATTCGTACTCGTCGGCCTCGTCGGGCTGCTAGTCACGGGCGACGTTCGGATCCGGTTCGAACACCAGTTCCAGCCGCCGATCGGATTCACGTCGGACGCGTCTCTGGTCCACGACTGTCTCGGGACCGCCGCCGACGGACGCTGTGGCTGGTCCCTGCAGTACCCACTCGGGACGGACGTCCGCGGGTACGACGTGCTCGCGCTCTCAGTCCTCGGGGCCCGCGTCGCCCTCTACGTCTCGATGATCACGGCGACGATCGTCGTCCCGATCGCGCTCGGCGTCGGCGTGGTCGCGGGATACGTCGGCGGCTGGGTCGACGACCTGGCGATGGCGTACGTCGACGTCCAGCAGTTCGTGCCGGCGATCCTTCTCTACTTGCTGTTCAAGGTGTACTTCGGCCGGTCGCTGTTCCTGCTCGTCGTCGCGTTCGGCCTGCTAAGCTGGGGTGGGATCGCCAGACTGGTCCGCAGCGAGACGCTCCAGCGGCGCGAAGAGGGGTACGTGCTCGCGGCCCGCAGCGCCGGGGCGAGCAGGCTGTACGTCGTCCGGAAGCACCTCCTGCCGAACGTCTCGAGTACGGTCGTTCCCGCCGTTGCACACCTGATTCCGGTGCTCGTCCTCACGGAGGCCGGAATCGCCTTCCTCGGATTCGGCGAGACGGAGCTCAACTCGTGGGGGATGACGGTCGCCCACGGCCTCGACGCGACGTGGGCCGATCCGCTGGACCAGTGGTGGGTGTCGCTTGTCCCCGCCGTCTTCCTGACGACGACCGTCGCGGCGTTCAAACTCGCCGGCGATGGGCTGCGGGACGCGCTCGACCCGCGGGGTGACCGATGA
- a CDS encoding pyridoxal-phosphate-dependent aminotransferase family protein, whose translation MADSDDAPRVGELTPPERTLMGPGPSDVNPRVLRAMSTPLVGHLDPSFVEIMDEVQELLRYTFRTDNEWTIPVSGTGSASMETAIGNLVEPGDTMLVPTNGYFGGRMASMARRAGGEVVEVDAPWGEPLDPADVEAALAEHEPDVFGFVHAETSTGVRQPDVPALTEAAHDHGALVIADTVTSLGGVELRVDEWDIDVAYSGPQKCLSCPPGASPLTLSDEAMEKVLSREEDPRSWYLDLSLLEGYWGDERAYHHTAPITNVYAIREALRLVAEEGIEERWDRHERMAGALKAGVEAMGLEMNAPDEYWLPSLNAVRVPEGVDDGEVCAELLERYDLEIAGGLGDLSGEIFRIGCMGHSARPENVLFVVTALGDVLESMGADVDAEAGVAAARRHLR comes from the coding sequence ATGGCAGACAGCGACGACGCGCCACGAGTAGGAGAGCTGACACCACCGGAACGAACGCTGATGGGTCCTGGCCCGAGCGACGTCAATCCGCGCGTGCTGCGCGCGATGAGCACGCCGCTGGTGGGACACCTCGATCCCTCGTTCGTCGAGATCATGGACGAGGTCCAGGAACTCCTGCGGTACACCTTCCGGACGGACAACGAGTGGACGATTCCCGTCTCCGGCACCGGCTCTGCGTCGATGGAGACGGCCATCGGGAATCTGGTCGAACCGGGCGATACGATGCTCGTCCCGACGAACGGCTACTTCGGCGGTCGCATGGCCTCGATGGCCCGCCGCGCCGGCGGCGAGGTCGTCGAAGTCGACGCACCCTGGGGCGAACCGCTCGATCCCGCCGACGTCGAGGCCGCACTCGCCGAACACGAACCCGACGTCTTCGGCTTCGTCCACGCGGAGACGAGCACGGGCGTCCGCCAGCCCGACGTGCCGGCGCTCACCGAAGCGGCCCACGACCACGGCGCGCTCGTGATCGCCGACACCGTCACCTCGCTGGGCGGCGTCGAACTCCGCGTCGACGAGTGGGACATCGACGTGGCCTACTCGGGCCCACAGAAGTGTCTCTCCTGTCCGCCGGGTGCGAGCCCGCTGACGCTCTCGGACGAGGCGATGGAGAAGGTGCTCTCCCGTGAGGAGGATCCCCGGTCGTGGTACCTCGACCTCTCCCTGCTCGAGGGCTACTGGGGTGACGAGCGGGCCTACCACCACACCGCCCCGATCACGAACGTCTACGCGATCCGCGAGGCGCTGCGGCTGGTCGCCGAGGAGGGAATCGAGGAGCGCTGGGACCGCCACGAACGCATGGCCGGTGCGCTGAAGGCGGGCGTCGAGGCAATGGGGCTCGAGATGAACGCCCCCGACGAGTACTGGCTGCCGAGCCTGAACGCCGTCCGCGTCCCCGAGGGCGTCGACGACGGCGAGGTCTGTGCCGAGCTGCTCGAGCGCTACGACCTGGAGATCGCCGGCGGACTCGGCGACCTCTCTGGCGAGATCTTCAGAATCGGCTGTATGGGCCACTCCGCACGGCCGGAGAACGTGCTGTTCGTCGTGACCGCGCTGGGTGACGTCCTCGAGTCGATGGGCGCGGACGTCGACGCCGAGGCGGGCGTCGCAGCGGCGCGACGCCACCTACGCTGA
- a CDS encoding extracellular solute-binding protein, which translates to MGQDSTGREDQQGLSRRRFLGAATTSAAAAGVTVAGCLSRGREPGSVVMTAASDVAGIMHSEGNDPSIQQALWDAGLDENIRVEIQTVVSDSASRMQTAQSALEAGRAPPDIHMMDSGWTVPFILRNQTVNLSERLPGETLQYVNDNYLEASLETARHPQSGELYALPMFPDLGFTLYRKDLIEDAGHDTSNWGTDPPSWEEFATAVRDARDQADLNYGYTTQAAAYEGLSCCTFNEVMTSWGGAYYGGANNLFTAGERPITVNEQPVIDAIRMMRSFIEGQEGNTLDKYAQICPSPIVQWTEQESLSPFSNGEAVSNRNWSYAIAETGTEDAFGENLGVMTRPYAVSQEEAEYQGTGGTTAALGGWNLAVSPYSDRQEEALQVLEAFANRNVMLTVFELGGFLPPNLDLVAEADPSDVGPVARYGDVVQSASENAIARPATDLWPEQSALIYQEVNAAYRGTKTPESAMSDLANELEQSESEVQTNGN; encoded by the coding sequence ATGGGCCAAGATAGCACAGGTCGTGAAGATCAGCAGGGACTGTCCCGTCGTCGGTTCCTCGGAGCGGCGACGACCTCGGCAGCGGCCGCCGGGGTAACGGTCGCCGGATGCCTCAGTCGAGGCCGTGAGCCGGGGTCTGTAGTGATGACCGCTGCCTCGGACGTCGCGGGGATCATGCACAGCGAGGGCAACGACCCCTCGATTCAGCAGGCCCTGTGGGACGCCGGCCTCGACGAGAACATCCGCGTCGAAATACAGACCGTCGTCAGCGATTCCGCATCGCGGATGCAGACCGCCCAGTCGGCGCTCGAGGCAGGTCGCGCCCCACCGGACATCCACATGATGGACAGCGGCTGGACGGTTCCGTTCATCCTTCGGAACCAGACGGTCAACCTGAGCGAGCGGCTCCCGGGCGAGACGCTGCAGTACGTCAACGACAACTACCTCGAGGCGAGCCTCGAGACAGCACGGCATCCCCAGTCCGGAGAGCTCTACGCGCTACCCATGTTCCCGGACCTGGGGTTCACGCTGTACCGGAAAGACCTGATCGAGGACGCCGGACACGATACCAGCAACTGGGGAACGGATCCACCGTCCTGGGAGGAGTTCGCGACTGCGGTCCGCGACGCGAGGGATCAAGCCGACCTCAACTACGGGTATACGACGCAGGCGGCTGCCTACGAAGGACTGTCTTGCTGTACGTTCAACGAGGTGATGACCTCGTGGGGCGGAGCGTACTACGGCGGGGCGAACAACCTGTTTACCGCCGGAGAGCGACCGATCACCGTCAACGAGCAGCCGGTTATCGACGCGATTCGGATGATGCGCTCGTTCATCGAAGGACAGGAGGGCAACACACTCGATAAGTACGCGCAGATCTGTCCGTCGCCGATCGTCCAGTGGACGGAACAAGAGTCGCTCAGCCCGTTCTCGAACGGCGAAGCCGTCTCGAACCGCAACTGGTCGTACGCCATCGCGGAGACGGGGACGGAGGACGCCTTCGGCGAGAACCTCGGAGTCATGACGAGACCGTACGCGGTCTCCCAGGAGGAGGCCGAGTACCAGGGGACCGGTGGTACCACCGCGGCGCTTGGCGGCTGGAACCTGGCCGTGAGCCCGTATTCGGACCGCCAGGAGGAGGCGCTACAGGTCCTCGAGGCGTTCGCCAACAGGAACGTGATGCTCACGGTCTTCGAACTCGGGGGATTCCTCCCGCCGAACCTCGATTTAGTCGCGGAGGCCGATCCAAGCGACGTCGGTCCCGTCGCTCGCTACGGCGACGTTGTCCAGTCGGCCAGCGAGAACGCGATCGCGCGACCGGCGACGGACCTCTGGCCCGAACAGTCGGCGCTGATATATCAGGAAGTGAATGCGGCGTACCGCGGCACGAAAACGCCCGAGTCGGCGATGAGCGACCTCGCGAACGAACTCGAACAGAGCGAATCGGAGGTGCAAACGAATGGTAACTGA
- a CDS encoding universal stress protein, with product MTLVVVPVRYPLSARSKRTLRKAIEVARERDAALTILHVNLYQNGRKVTRMDLKEEVERAVGRLENARYVVRTGFLVEESILEEVAAEEADVVVVGHKQASRWRRLFQRLTDNPDIEAYLRNHLDCEIITVEGTTA from the coding sequence ATGACGCTGGTCGTGGTTCCGGTCCGGTATCCGCTGTCGGCTCGCTCGAAACGCACCTTGCGGAAGGCGATCGAGGTGGCCCGCGAGCGCGACGCCGCGCTGACGATCCTGCACGTGAACCTCTACCAGAACGGCCGGAAAGTGACGCGGATGGACCTGAAAGAGGAGGTCGAACGAGCGGTCGGCCGACTCGAGAACGCGCGATACGTGGTCCGGACGGGATTTCTCGTCGAGGAGAGCATCCTCGAGGAGGTCGCAGCGGAGGAAGCCGACGTCGTCGTCGTCGGCCACAAGCAGGCGAGCCGGTGGCGGCGTCTCTTCCAGCGGTTGACGGACAATCCGGACATCGAGGCGTACCTCCGGAACCACCTCGATTGCGAGATTATCACCGTCGAGGGGACGACGGCCTAG
- a CDS encoding ABC transporter permease: MSLYRRIGRRIALGAVAGWAVLTIVFLLLTQTRDTNLGGLIGGAMIGAAFAGKSPEEMATQRDEIRRQYLAERNLDGPFLENYVHWMVDMVTLRWGHSIETGDLVTSLVFESVLRTAAYVLPAMVLAVTIGITLGVYAALRRGSRGETAGRLTTYLLFGLPNFWIGSLVLVLLGIPVSVGDGSVLSEHLLPVALLTTTLLAGQVSYARSESMEYVSAAFVKLLRAKGASDWRVARHVLRTAAIPLISLFFTEMLAVLVLSVFVLEYLFGIDGFGMVLYDAVNARDLPVVLGCTLVVIVVGVLGNVVQDVGYSVLDPRVDTGSRR; this comes from the coding sequence GTGAGCCTGTACAGACGAATCGGTCGCCGAATAGCGCTCGGAGCCGTGGCCGGCTGGGCCGTGCTGACGATCGTCTTCCTCCTGCTCACCCAGACCCGGGACACCAACCTCGGTGGCCTGATCGGCGGGGCGATGATCGGCGCCGCCTTCGCAGGCAAGTCGCCGGAGGAGATGGCGACACAACGCGACGAGATCCGACGACAGTATCTCGCCGAACGTAACCTCGACGGCCCCTTCCTCGAGAACTACGTGCACTGGATGGTCGACATGGTCACCCTCCGGTGGGGACACTCCATCGAAACCGGCGACCTCGTGACGTCGCTCGTCTTCGAGTCGGTACTGCGGACCGCCGCGTACGTGCTGCCCGCGATGGTGCTTGCGGTCACGATCGGAATCACGCTCGGCGTCTACGCGGCGCTCCGACGCGGCTCCCGCGGGGAAACGGCGGGCCGCCTCACGACGTACCTGCTCTTCGGTCTCCCGAACTTCTGGATCGGCTCTCTCGTTCTCGTCCTGCTCGGGATCCCGGTCTCGGTCGGCGACGGCTCGGTGCTCAGCGAGCACCTCCTGCCCGTCGCGTTACTGACGACGACGCTCCTCGCCGGTCAGGTGAGCTACGCCCGCTCGGAGTCGATGGAGTACGTCTCCGCGGCGTTCGTCAAACTCCTCCGGGCGAAAGGGGCGAGCGACTGGCGGGTCGCCAGACACGTGCTCAGAACCGCCGCGATACCGCTGATCTCGCTGTTTTTCACCGAGATGCTCGCGGTACTCGTCCTCAGCGTCTTCGTCCTCGAGTACCTGTTCGGCATCGACGGCTTCGGGATGGTGCTGTACGACGCGGTGAACGCTCGCGACCTCCCGGTCGTCCTCGGCTGTACGCTCGTCGTCATCGTCGTCGGCGTCCTCGGCAACGTCGTCCAGGACGTCGGCTACAGCGTCCTCGATCCGCGCGTCGACACCGGTTCGCGACGCTGA
- a CDS encoding ABC transporter ATP-binding protein yields the protein MTEPLLSVSNLRTQFRTDRETVRAVDGVDFDVFRGETLAIVGESGSGKTVACESITRLLEEPPAELVDGEVVFDGVDLTTLPEATLREIRGNRIAHVFQNPQRSLSPVYTVGEQLVEAMAIHDVASGTAARERAVGLLDRVGIPRPSVRVDEYPHQFSGGMRQRVAIAIALAAEPDLLVADEPTTALDVTVQAQLLELLTDLQETLELAVILVTHDFRVVAELADRVVVMYDGKVMERGSVGDVFDGPAHPYTQALFGGEDVADRRVDDADDTAPTVGCRFHRECPHAIPDCRRGDQPPLRPTGTGQRAACVYYDERHDSSVVRGRRLEREVTSDDR from the coding sequence ATGACCGAACCGTTGCTGTCGGTGTCGAACCTGCGGACGCAGTTCCGAACCGACCGGGAGACGGTGCGAGCGGTCGACGGCGTCGACTTCGACGTCTTCCGCGGCGAGACGCTGGCGATCGTCGGCGAGAGCGGGTCGGGAAAGACCGTCGCCTGCGAGTCGATTACCCGTCTGCTTGAGGAGCCGCCGGCCGAACTCGTCGACGGCGAGGTGGTGTTCGACGGGGTCGACCTGACGACGCTCCCGGAGGCCACACTCCGAGAGATTCGCGGAAACCGCATCGCACACGTCTTCCAGAACCCACAGCGGTCGCTGTCGCCGGTGTACACCGTCGGCGAGCAACTCGTCGAGGCGATGGCGATCCACGACGTCGCGTCCGGGACGGCGGCGCGCGAGCGAGCGGTCGGCCTGCTCGACCGCGTCGGCATTCCGCGGCCGTCGGTTCGCGTCGACGAGTATCCACACCAGTTCTCCGGCGGCATGCGCCAGCGGGTCGCCATCGCGATCGCGCTCGCGGCCGAACCGGACCTGCTCGTCGCCGACGAACCGACGACGGCGCTCGACGTGACCGTCCAGGCCCAGCTGCTCGAACTCCTCACCGACCTCCAGGAGACACTCGAACTCGCGGTGATCCTCGTCACGCACGACTTCCGCGTGGTCGCCGAGCTCGCCGACCGCGTCGTCGTGATGTACGACGGCAAGGTGATGGAGCGTGGCTCCGTCGGGGACGTGTTCGACGGGCCGGCACACCCGTACACGCAGGCGCTGTTCGGTGGTGAGGACGTGGCCGATCGACGGGTCGACGACGCCGACGATACAGCGCCGACGGTCGGCTGTCGGTTCCACCGCGAGTGCCCGCACGCGATTCCCGACTGCCGCCGCGGCGATCAGCCGCCGTTACGTCCGACGGGAACCGGGCAACGGGCCGCCTGCGTCTACTACGACGAGCGCCACGATTCATCGGTCGTACGCGGTCGCCGACTCGAGCGGGAGGTGACGAGCGATGACCGGTGA
- a CDS encoding ABC transporter ATP-binding protein, giving the protein MTGEAIFSVHDLERHYSVTRGLFRREVGRVRAVDGISFDLERGETLALVGESGCGKSTAARTLVGLEDPTGGTVRFDGTDVTTADGRAATDFRRRVGMVFQDPDSSFNPRMPVGEAVGEPLRIHGMRDEQRERAIVTELLELVGLSEAHYDRYPHEFSGGQKQRLALARALVLDPEVVVADEPVSALDKRVQDDVLDLMADLQERFDLSILFISHDVDVVRSFCDRVAVMYLGELVERGPVETVFEEPAHPYTRALLGSVPALDPGDRGELVTLTGEVGDPADPPTGCRFHPRCPAVIPSPEYDLPREEWRALLDLRFAVADAADADEDLRTGDRSLREDHGVPAPLSDPDAEAVLERALADVADGTVERGARQLSEEFTTICKEKNPRRETSTADRLPAISTSTDSPRSERATSSQRRSRSSGCRPVRRVSSPKRSPSREGFW; this is encoded by the coding sequence ATGACCGGTGAGGCGATCTTCTCGGTTCACGACCTCGAACGACACTACTCGGTAACCCGGGGACTGTTCCGGCGCGAGGTCGGTCGCGTTCGCGCGGTCGACGGCATCTCGTTCGACCTCGAACGGGGCGAGACGCTCGCGCTCGTGGGCGAATCCGGCTGCGGAAAGTCGACGGCCGCTCGAACCCTCGTCGGACTCGAGGACCCAACCGGGGGGACGGTCCGGTTCGACGGAACCGACGTGACGACCGCCGACGGCCGGGCAGCGACCGACTTCCGTCGGCGCGTCGGGATGGTGTTTCAGGACCCGGACTCGAGTTTCAACCCACGAATGCCGGTCGGCGAGGCGGTCGGCGAGCCGCTTCGAATCCACGGCATGCGCGACGAGCAGCGAGAGCGCGCCATCGTCACCGAACTGCTCGAGCTCGTCGGGCTGTCCGAGGCGCACTACGATCGATACCCACACGAGTTCTCCGGCGGACAAAAACAGCGGCTCGCGCTCGCCCGTGCCCTCGTCCTCGATCCCGAGGTCGTCGTCGCGGACGAACCGGTCAGCGCACTCGACAAACGCGTGCAGGACGACGTCCTCGACCTGATGGCGGACCTCCAGGAACGGTTCGACCTCTCGATCCTGTTCATCAGCCACGACGTCGACGTCGTCCGGTCGTTCTGCGACCGCGTCGCCGTCATGTACCTCGGCGAACTGGTCGAGCGCGGCCCCGTCGAGACGGTATTCGAGGAGCCGGCCCACCCGTACACTCGGGCGCTGCTGGGTTCGGTGCCGGCACTCGATCCCGGGGACCGGGGAGAGCTGGTGACGCTGACCGGAGAGGTCGGCGATCCGGCCGATCCGCCGACCGGCTGTCGGTTCCACCCGCGCTGTCCGGCGGTGATACCGTCGCCCGAGTACGACCTCCCACGGGAGGAGTGGCGCGCGCTGCTCGACCTCCGGTTTGCGGTCGCCGACGCAGCCGACGCGGACGAAGACCTTCGGACGGGCGATCGATCGCTCCGGGAGGACCACGGCGTTCCCGCGCCCCTGTCCGATCCCGACGCCGAGGCGGTCCTCGAGCGAGCGCTCGCTGACGTCGCAGACGGCACGGTCGAGCGCGGTGCTCGCCAGCTTTCCGAGGAGTTCACGACGATTTGCAAGGAGAAAAACCCCCGGAGGGAGACGTCGACGGCCGACCGATTACCTGCCATCAGCACGTCGACTGACTCCCCTCGATCGGAACGTGCAACCTCGAGTCAGCGTCGTTCGCGCTCGAGCGGCTGTCGTCCCGTGCGAAGAGTGTCGTCCCCGAAACGGTCGCCGAGTCGTGAAGGCTTTTGGTGA
- a CDS encoding DUF5816 domain-containing protein, with the protein MEARSTDDGETLYVSRTEGDRGSKGPFLVAYRSPEGTERYGWFCTNCASFDVAMDAMGRVQCNQCGNFRKPTEWDAAHE; encoded by the coding sequence ATGGAAGCGAGGTCGACCGACGACGGCGAAACGCTCTACGTCTCGCGGACGGAAGGTGATCGAGGATCCAAGGGGCCGTTTCTCGTCGCCTACCGATCACCCGAGGGGACGGAGCGATACGGCTGGTTCTGTACGAACTGCGCGAGCTTCGACGTTGCGATGGACGCGATGGGACGTGTCCAGTGTAATCAGTGTGGAAACTTTCGAAAACCGACCGAGTGGGACGCAGCCCACGAGTGA
- a CDS encoding dodecin, with amino-acid sequence MVFKKITLIGTSTESFEAATDDAIDRAEQTLQNVHWIEVDELGVEIASVDDREYQAEVTVAFKLED; translated from the coding sequence ATGGTCTTCAAGAAGATCACGCTGATCGGGACGAGTACCGAGAGTTTCGAGGCGGCCACCGACGACGCGATCGATCGCGCCGAGCAGACGCTACAGAACGTCCACTGGATCGAGGTCGACGAACTCGGCGTCGAGATCGCGAGCGTCGACGACCGGGAGTATCAGGCAGAAGTTACCGTCGCGTTCAAACTCGAGGACTAG
- a CDS encoding DUF7116 family protein, with translation MRLVEQARSIFAELGYTVEGNGPEFRAERAWKVVYVNTVSDTREIPSGSGEFRCFVAQPEDADGLERRLRETDPDYEWAVIVVDGEEYQVERAPPGPRVSA, from the coding sequence ATGCGACTCGTCGAGCAGGCCAGGTCGATTTTCGCAGAACTCGGCTACACCGTCGAGGGCAACGGCCCCGAATTCAGAGCAGAACGCGCGTGGAAAGTCGTCTACGTGAATACGGTAAGCGATACGCGAGAGATTCCGTCTGGATCCGGTGAATTCCGCTGTTTCGTCGCACAACCGGAAGACGCAGACGGCCTCGAGCGGCGACTTCGCGAGACCGATCCCGACTACGAGTGGGCCGTCATCGTCGTCGACGGAGAAGAGTATCAGGTCGAACGCGCTCCACCAGGACCGAGAGTATCAGCGTAG
- a CDS encoding mechanosensitive ion channel family protein: MRGVLLQQVNETTDEAVNETTDVVDRHLPFFPEWAIEPLLALIVFVVGWYASKFVVRFVGRTVARHVERPSVTRAILRAVRMSVLLLAAAAAASILGVGSSEILLSVGVISAVVAVVLAPLIGSLINGVFVLADRSYEIGDMIEVVDQGYRGFVEDITIRYTKIFTLDNTFIVIPNSEIHTRDVINYSAEDERTRISVQFEVTYESDVDEARRLAERAARDVDTVISGGPDIRVGSARYSAAPTCLIEEYADSGVLLTLRLWVKHPYKLLVVKSAVQERIRDRFADANVEFAYPHRHHVFDGTSGQARVAVGSPLEADGDPSRRSFDSDERDR, from the coding sequence ATGCGCGGGGTCCTCTTACAGCAGGTCAACGAGACCACGGACGAGGCGGTCAACGAGACCACGGACGTGGTCGACAGGCACCTGCCGTTTTTCCCCGAGTGGGCCATTGAGCCGCTGCTCGCGCTGATCGTCTTCGTCGTCGGCTGGTACGCCTCGAAGTTCGTCGTCAGATTCGTGGGTCGGACCGTGGCCCGCCACGTCGAACGACCGAGCGTAACGCGGGCGATCTTGCGTGCCGTTCGTATGAGCGTCCTGCTGCTCGCCGCGGCGGCCGCGGCGAGCATCCTCGGCGTTGGCAGTTCCGAAATCTTGCTCTCGGTCGGGGTCATCTCCGCCGTGGTTGCGGTCGTCCTCGCGCCGCTGATCGGGAGCCTGATAAACGGTGTCTTCGTCCTCGCCGATCGCTCCTACGAGATCGGGGATATGATCGAGGTGGTCGACCAGGGCTACCGCGGGTTCGTCGAAGACATCACGATCCGGTACACGAAGATCTTCACGCTCGACAACACGTTCATCGTCATCCCGAACTCCGAGATCCACACGCGAGACGTCATCAACTACTCTGCAGAAGACGAGCGAACGCGCATCTCGGTCCAGTTCGAGGTCACCTACGAGAGTGACGTCGACGAGGCACGTCGTCTCGCCGAGCGCGCAGCGCGTGACGTCGACACCGTGATCTCCGGCGGGCCGGACATCCGGGTCGGCAGCGCACGCTACTCGGCCGCACCGACGTGTCTCATCGAGGAGTACGCAGACAGCGGCGTCTTGCTCACGCTTCGCCTGTGGGTGAAACACCCGTACAAGCTGCTCGTCGTCAAGTCGGCCGTCCAGGAGCGCATCCGAGACCGATTCGCCGACGCGAACGTCGAGTTCGCCTACCCCCACAGACACCACGTGTTCGACGGCACGAGCGGGCAGGCACGCGTCGCGGTCGGTTCGCCGCTCGAGGCCGACGGCGATCCCTCGCGCCGGTCGTTCGATTCCGACGAGCGAGACCGGTAG